In Candidatus Methylomirabilis tolerans, the sequence TGAAAGGGCATCGGACATCGTAGTGAACGTGATGCCCAGGAAACCAGCGGAGGGCTTGCGACTACGCGTACCCTGGGCAAAGGCCAGTCCGATCCGCTTTGCGGCCAACGGAGTCACGTCGGAATCCGGAAACTCCGCGATAAGACGCTGAAAGGTGGCTTTGGCCGGTTCTTTCTGCTCGAGTTCCCAGAGTGACTCGCCAAGATAGTAAAGGGCCTGGTCGTTGAGCTCGGAACTCGGGTATTCCTTCAACATCGACTCAAATCGCGAAATGGCGGAACCATACGCCTCACGGTGAAAGTAAAACTTACCGACGTACAGCTCTCTTTGGGCGAGTTGCCGACGGCACTCTACTACTTTGGCCTGCGCGTCCGGTGCGAACTGAGAGTTGCGGAATTCGCTGATCAGGGCCTGAAACTCCCTGGCCGCCTTTGTGGTCATCGTCTGATCACGGTCCGTCTTCTCTATCTGACGAAAATAAGAGAGTCCTGTATAGTACTGGGCTTCATCAACCTGCTCATGTTGTGGAAACAGTTCGATGAACCGTTGGTACTCGACGCGCGCCTCATCGTACCTTTTCTCATCGAAGTAGGT encodes:
- a CDS encoding outer membrane protein assembly factor BamD, with translation MKPYLRRRLLVVGCLILLLASSGCATIDLFASKPAETPAGSDRELVRQAEAAIALKKYDEGRKHLQHLINHFPESEMVPTARLSVGRTYFDEKRYDEARVEYQRFIELFPQHEQVDEAQYYTGLSYFRQIEKTDRDQTMTTKAAREFQALISEFRNSQFAPDAQAKVVECRRQLAQRELYVGKFYFHREAYGSAISRFESMLKEYPSSELNDQALYYLGESLWELEQKEPAKATFQRLIAEFPDSDVTPLAAKRIGLAFAQGTRSRKPSAGFLGITFTTMSDALSELGDSILDSSVWQAGTP